ATGAGATTCAATTATCTGACATGAACCAGCGCGTTGTTGATGCAAGGCGACAGGGACTTGTGGAACGAGTTGCCAGAGAAGTGTATGAAAATTTGCTTTTTGCTGGCAGCAATAATCCGATTGTGGAAGAAATAAAGGCGCAACTTGAAGTTGATTTAGGGTTTGCCGTTCTTTTTAGAAATCCTTTTCCGAATTTTTCTTTACAAATTTATAAAGAAACTGATTTGGGGCCGATAAAGGTTACAAGTGATGAAAAAGAAGAAATAATGATAAAGCTTTGGGCAATCTCTTTAGACAAAGTCAATGCGACCATGTTATAGTCTATCGTTGACTGGGAGGTAGGGAATGAAAGTTTATGATTACAACGCAAAGCTGGATTACGGTTCGACGCTGAATAAAGGCAAGCGCACCGAACAGGCTGGTCGTGAACAAGCTGATCATGCGCAAACTTCTGTTGACGCTGAACCCCAAGGCGATAGGGTCAGCCTCTCTGATGAAGGGCGTTTGCGTACTGAAGCTTATAAAGAAGCAATGAACACACCGGAAGTACGTGAAGATAAAGTAGCTGAGATTAAAGCTCAGATTGCTTCTGGTGAATACAAGATCGACAGCGAAAAGATTGCCGAAGGTCTTTTGCGTGACGAACTTGATTTGTTCATTTAGTTTCTTTTCTGACGTAGTTTGAAAACGAAAAGCCGTTCCCATATGGGAGCGGCTTTTTTGTGTTGTTGGGGCATGTCACTGTAGTTTAGATTAAGAGTGTTTAAATGCGAATACCCGTGTGGAGTTCGCCAGTGCAAGTAGAGAGGTGCCAACATCAGCGAACACAGCCTCCCACATGGTTGCGACACCGATGATTCCAAGTGTGATAAATATGCCTTTTATTGCGAAGGCAAAGATAATATTCTGCCATACAATTGTTCGTGTATGCCGTGCTATGGCGATAGCTTGTGAAACTTTGGAAGGCGCGTCTGTCATCAGCACAACATCGGCCGTTTCAATAGCCGCATCGCTGCCTAAGCCTCCCATTGCAATTCCTACATCCGCGCGGGCGATAACTGGTGCATCATTAATTCCATCACCCACAAAAGCTATCTGCCCGTAGTCTTGTTCATTTTGTAGTTTCTCAAAGAAAGTGACCTTATCCTCCGGCAGCAAACCTGCATGGTATGTGTCAATTTTCAGTGAGTTTGCAATGGAGCGGGCAGCCTCTTCATTGTCTCCTGTAAGCATAATAGATTCTATTCCTTGACGTTTTAACTGCTGAATAGCTTTTGCCGCGTCATCTCGCAGGGCATCGCCTATGGTAATCATTCCGGCGAAAATCCTATTGATCACTACATATACAATAGTTCCTTCATGGTTGGGCTGGGAAAAGATAATATGCTGTTGCGAAAGTAATGAGGCATTGCCTACCAGAATATGTTTTCCTTGATAATGCACACTGACGCCTTTGCCGGGAATGGCCTTGGCTTCTTCCAGTTTGCTTTCGTTTAGTGTGCCGCCGGCTGCTTTGTGATATTCAAGAATTGAGTGGGCGATAGGGTGTGTGGAGTGGGCTTCAGCTGCGGCAGCGTATTCAAGGAGTTGTTCTTTGGAAAAATCGTTGGCAGGCTCAACACTTTTAACAACAAATACGCCGTGAGTAAGTGTGCCTGTTTTATCAAACACAACGGAGGTAGTCCGTGACAGTGCGTCAATAAAATTTGAGCCTTTAATGAGAATTCCGGATTTGGAGGCGCGTCCTATTCCACCAAAATAGCCAAGCGGAATACTAATTACCAGTGCACAAGGACAGGAAATCACTAGCAGGACAAGAGCCCTGTATACCCACTTTGTTAACTCTCCGCCCATGATAAGTGACGGGATAAATGCGACTGCCAAGGCTGTCAGTACAACGCACGGAGTGTAATACTTGGCAAAAGTTGTAATAAATTTTTCTGTTTTTGCCTTACGAGCAGTTGCGTGCTCGACGAGTTCCATAATTTTGGCGATGGAAGATTCTTTGTACAGGCGGGTTACGCGAAGAGTCAGGGCGCCATCTATACAAATTTGTCCTGCCATAACCGTGTCACCCTTTCGGGCAGAAACAGGAACAGATTCACCAGTAATAGCTGCTGTGTTTATTTGTGAATGACCTTCCAGCACAATTCCGTCCAGAGGGATTTTCTCTCCCGGCCGTACAGTCAGTTTCTCGCCTATCATTACATCTTCCGGTTCCCGCTCAACAACTCCAGCCGCAGTATGCACTCTTGCTATTTCAGGCTTTGAAGCCAACAGCGAAACTATAGAACGTCGGGAACGGGCAACAGCGAGTGACTGCATCAATTCTCCAATTTTGAAGAAAATCATAATGCCGATGGCTTCTGTGTAAGCATGGATGGCAATTGCTCCCGCAGTTGCGATTACCATAAGGACATTTTCATCAAAGAAATCACCACGTAAAATTGTCTTTCCAGCATTAGTTAATACAGAACCGCCTGCAAGCAGGTATGCAATAAGAACAAAGATGAGCTCTTCCAGTTGGAGGTGATGCTTGTGAAATACGTTTTCAAAAAGCAACTCACATACAAAGAGCACAATTGCTATGTAGAGCATAATTGCATCGGCATTGAAAAAAAGGCTGTTTCGTTGCTGCTGCGCACGGGCTAAGCAGGCTTCACAGTGTGCTGCCTCTTCAAACGTAGAATG
This portion of the Halodesulfovibrio aestuarii DSM 17919 = ATCC 29578 genome encodes:
- a CDS encoding DVU0524 family FlgM-associated protein, whose protein sequence is MTVQSFYVQNMLRKYQKQMVSARHISRADDSARNLHITNNDDEIQLSDMNQRVVDARRQGLVERVAREVYENLLFAGSNNPIVEEIKAQLEVDLGFAVLFRNPFPNFSLQIYKETDLGPIKVTSDEKEEIMIKLWAISLDKVNATML
- the flgM gene encoding flagellar biosynthesis anti-sigma factor FlgM, translating into MKVYDYNAKLDYGSTLNKGKRTEQAGREQADHAQTSVDAEPQGDRVSLSDEGRLRTEAYKEAMNTPEVREDKVAEIKAQIASGEYKIDSEKIAEGLLRDELDLFI
- a CDS encoding heavy metal translocating P-type ATPase; protein product: MEPITHRHSTFEEAAHCEACLARAQQQRNSLFFNADAIMLYIAIVLFVCELLFENVFHKHHLQLEELIFVLIAYLLAGGSVLTNAGKTILRGDFFDENVLMVIATAGAIAIHAYTEAIGIMIFFKIGELMQSLAVARSRRSIVSLLASKPEIARVHTAAGVVEREPEDVMIGEKLTVRPGEKIPLDGIVLEGHSQINTAAITGESVPVSARKGDTVMAGQICIDGALTLRVTRLYKESSIAKIMELVEHATARKAKTEKFITTFAKYYTPCVVLTALAVAFIPSLIMGGELTKWVYRALVLLVISCPCALVISIPLGYFGGIGRASKSGILIKGSNFIDALSRTTSVVFDKTGTLTHGVFVVKSVEPANDFSKEQLLEYAAAAEAHSTHPIAHSILEYHKAAGGTLNESKLEEAKAIPGKGVSVHYQGKHILVGNASLLSQQHIIFSQPNHEGTIVYVVINRIFAGMITIGDALRDDAAKAIQQLKRQGIESIMLTGDNEEAARSIANSLKIDTYHAGLLPEDKVTFFEKLQNEQDYGQIAFVGDGINDAPVIARADVGIAMGGLGSDAAIETADVVLMTDAPSKVSQAIAIARHTRTIVWQNIIFAFAIKGIFITLGIIGVATMWEAVFADVGTSLLALANSTRVFAFKHS